The following are encoded in a window of Nocardioides houyundeii genomic DNA:
- a CDS encoding replication-associated recombination protein A: MTDVEGLFDTPSPSAGSLGVNTHSSAPLAVRMRPRTLDELVGQPQLRAEGSPLRRLVEGDQSMSLLLWGPPGTGKTTIAAIVSNQTDRRFVEVSAVSAGVKEVRAAIDAARSELSRGGRETVLFVDEVHRFSKAQQDALLPGVENRWVTLVAATTENPFFSVISPLLSRSLLLRLTSLTDDDVREVITSALEDERGLAGRFTLDEDARDHLVRLAGGDARRALTYLEAAAGAASSVGGEDAHVITLALAETAVDQAAVRYDRQGDQHYDVTSAFIKSVRGSDADAALHYLARMVEAGEDPRFIARRLVILASEDIGLADPTALTTAVAAAQAVQLIGMPEARLNLAQATIALALAPKSNAVISAIDRASADVRAGKIGPVPPHLRDAHYGGAKKLGHGVTYKYAHDEPFGIAQQQYAPDVVADAEYYRPTALGAEATLKERWERVRRLVRGQSRGR, translated from the coding sequence GTGACTGACGTGGAGGGACTCTTCGACACCCCGAGTCCCTCCGCCGGGTCGCTGGGGGTCAACACCCACTCCTCGGCGCCGCTCGCGGTGCGGATGCGTCCGCGCACCCTGGACGAGCTGGTCGGGCAGCCGCAGCTGCGCGCCGAGGGCTCGCCGCTGCGCCGACTGGTCGAGGGCGACCAGTCGATGTCGCTGCTGCTGTGGGGCCCCCCGGGGACGGGCAAGACGACGATCGCCGCCATCGTCAGCAACCAGACAGACCGTCGCTTCGTCGAGGTCTCCGCGGTGTCCGCCGGCGTCAAGGAGGTCCGGGCGGCGATCGACGCGGCCCGCTCGGAGCTGTCCCGGGGCGGGCGCGAGACGGTGCTCTTCGTCGACGAGGTGCACCGGTTCTCCAAGGCCCAGCAGGACGCGCTGCTGCCGGGGGTGGAGAACCGCTGGGTCACCCTGGTGGCCGCCACCACGGAGAACCCCTTCTTCTCGGTGATCTCGCCGCTGCTCTCGCGCAGCCTGCTGCTGCGGCTCACCTCGCTGACCGACGACGACGTCCGTGAGGTGATCACCTCCGCGCTGGAGGACGAGCGCGGTCTGGCGGGACGGTTCACCCTCGACGAGGATGCCCGGGACCACCTGGTCCGGCTGGCCGGCGGGGACGCCCGACGGGCGCTGACCTACCTCGAGGCTGCCGCGGGCGCGGCCAGCTCGGTAGGTGGCGAGGACGCCCACGTCATCACCCTCGCCCTGGCCGAGACGGCGGTGGACCAGGCAGCGGTGCGCTACGACCGTCAGGGGGACCAGCACTACGACGTGACGAGCGCCTTCATCAAGTCGGTCCGGGGCTCCGACGCGGACGCGGCCCTGCACTACCTGGCCCGGATGGTGGAGGCGGGGGAGGACCCCCGCTTCATCGCCCGCCGCCTGGTGATCCTGGCCAGCGAGGACATCGGCCTGGCCGACCCGACCGCGCTGACCACCGCAGTGGCGGCCGCGCAGGCGGTGCAGCTGATCGGGATGCCCGAGGCGCGGCTCAACCTCGCCCAGGCCACCATCGCGCTGGCGCTCGCCCCGAAGTCCAACGCGGTGATCTCGGCCATCGACCGCGCCAGCGCCGACGTGCGCGCCGGCAAGATCGGCCCGGTGCCGCCGCACCTGCGCGACGCCCACTACGGCGGCGCCAAGAAGCTCGGGCACGGCGTCACCTACAAGTACGCCCACGACGAGCCGTTCGGCATCGCCCAGCAGCAGTACGCACCCGACGTGGTCGCGGACGCCGAGTACTACCGACCCACCGCCCTGGGGGCCGAGGCAACCCTGAAGGAACGCTGGGAGCGGGTCCGGCGG
- the aspS gene encoding aspartate--tRNA ligase, which translates to MIRTHDAGALRSEHVGQTVTLAGWVARRRDHGGVAFLDLRDASGIVQVVIRDEAVAHSLRNEFCLKITGEVSARPEGNTNDAIPTGEVEVIASDVEVLSTSAPLPFPIDDHVDVGEEIRLKHRYLDLRRSGPAAAIRLRSRINKAARDVLDRRDFVEVETPTLTRSTPEGARDFVVPARLRPGSWYALPQSPQLFKQLLMVGGLERYYQIARCYRDEDFRADRQPEFTQLDIEMSFVDQEDVISLMEDVLSEMWALVGHEIPRPIPRLTYAEAMRRFGSDKPDLRMGLELVECTEFFAETPFRVFQAPYVGAVVMPGGASQPRKQLDAWQEWAKQRGAKGLAYVLVGEDGTLGGPVAKNLSATELEGLAAHVGANPGDCVFFAAGEAKPSRALLGAARLEIGRRGGLIDESAFAFTWVVDAPLFEPASDAVASGDVAVGAGAWTAVHHAFTSPKPEFLDSFEQAPGEALAYAYDIVCNGNELGGGSIRIHREDVQKRVFAVMGIDEAEAEEKFGFLLEALKYGAPPHGGIAVGMDRIAAILSGSDSIRDVIAFPKSGGGYDPLTEAPAPITPEQRKEAGVDAKPAAKPTAEDTAGER; encoded by the coding sequence GTGATCCGCACCCATGACGCCGGAGCGCTCCGCTCCGAGCACGTCGGCCAGACCGTCACCCTCGCCGGGTGGGTGGCACGTCGTCGCGACCACGGTGGGGTGGCCTTCCTGGATCTGCGCGACGCCAGCGGCATCGTCCAGGTGGTCATCCGCGACGAGGCCGTGGCCCACAGCCTGCGCAACGAGTTCTGCCTCAAGATCACCGGTGAGGTCAGCGCGCGCCCCGAGGGCAACACCAACGACGCGATCCCCACCGGCGAGGTCGAGGTCATCGCCTCCGACGTCGAGGTGCTCAGCACCTCCGCGCCGCTGCCGTTCCCCATCGACGACCACGTCGACGTGGGGGAGGAGATCCGGCTCAAGCACCGCTACCTGGACCTGCGCCGCAGCGGTCCGGCCGCCGCCATCCGGCTGCGCAGCCGGATCAACAAGGCCGCCCGCGACGTGCTGGACCGCCGCGACTTCGTCGAGGTCGAGACCCCGACCCTGACCCGGTCCACCCCGGAGGGTGCCCGCGACTTCGTGGTGCCGGCGCGACTGCGTCCCGGCAGCTGGTACGCCCTGCCGCAGAGCCCCCAGCTGTTCAAGCAGCTGCTGATGGTGGGCGGGCTGGAGCGGTACTACCAGATCGCCCGCTGCTACCGCGACGAGGACTTCCGCGCCGACCGGCAGCCCGAGTTCACCCAGCTCGACATCGAGATGAGCTTCGTGGACCAGGAGGACGTCATCTCGCTGATGGAGGACGTGCTCTCCGAGATGTGGGCGCTGGTCGGGCACGAGATCCCGCGCCCCATCCCTCGGCTGACCTACGCCGAGGCGATGCGCCGCTTCGGCTCCGACAAGCCGGACCTGCGGATGGGCCTGGAGCTGGTGGAGTGCACCGAGTTCTTCGCCGAGACGCCGTTCCGGGTCTTCCAGGCGCCCTACGTGGGTGCCGTGGTGATGCCGGGCGGGGCCAGCCAGCCCCGCAAACAGCTCGACGCCTGGCAGGAGTGGGCCAAGCAGCGTGGCGCCAAGGGCCTGGCCTACGTGCTCGTCGGCGAGGACGGCACCCTCGGCGGCCCGGTCGCCAAGAACCTGTCGGCGACCGAGCTGGAGGGGCTGGCCGCCCACGTGGGCGCCAACCCCGGCGACTGCGTCTTCTTCGCTGCCGGCGAGGCCAAGCCGAGCCGGGCGCTGCTGGGAGCCGCCCGCCTGGAGATCGGCCGCCGCGGCGGACTGATCGACGAGTCCGCCTTCGCGTTCACCTGGGTGGTCGACGCGCCGCTGTTCGAGCCGGCCTCCGACGCGGTCGCCAGCGGCGACGTCGCGGTGGGTGCCGGGGCCTGGACCGCGGTGCACCACGCCTTCACCAGCCCGAAGCCGGAGTTCCTCGACTCCTTCGAGCAGGCGCCCGGCGAGGCGCTGGCCTACGCCTACGACATCGTGTGCAACGGCAACGAGCTCGGCGGCGGGTCCATCCGTATCCACCGCGAGGACGTGCAGAAGCGGGTCTTCGCGGTGATGGGGATCGACGAGGCCGAGGCGGAGGAGAAGTTCGGCTTCCTGCTCGAGGCGCTGAAGTACGGCGCCCCGCCGCACGGCGGCATCGCGGTCGGCATGGACCGGATCGCCGCGATCCTCTCGGGCAGCGACTCCATCCGCGACGTGATCGCCTTCCCCAAGTCCGGCGGCGGCTACGACCCGCTGACCGAGGCCCCGGCGCCGATCACCCCCGAGCAGCGCAAGGAGGCCGGCGTCGACGCCAAGCCGGCCGCGAAGCCGACAGCTGAGGACACCGCGGGGGAGCGCTGA
- the hisS gene encoding histidine--tRNA ligase, with amino-acid sequence MSKPRPLSGFPELLPAQRSVEVEVVSTLARTFELHGFAGIETRAVEPMDQLLRKGDTSKEVYVLRRLQEEAGGRDSGIGLHFDLTVPFARYVLENSGKLEFPFRRYQIQKVWRGERPQDGRFREFTQADIDIVGAGELPFHHDVEITRVMVEALKGLSFLPGFRLQVNNRKLLQGFYAGLGVSDVDEVMRLVDKLDKLPEQAVRDLLVTEHQLLDAERADKVLALARICTPDDSFAEQVRALGVEHPLLEEGIGELGALMRGCADLVTDTVRLEADLKIARGLDYYTGTVFETRLDGYESLGSICSGGRYDALAADGRTTYPGVGISLGVSRVLVPLLNKGLLTADRSVPSAVLVALVDEESRSASDAVATALRRSGVPCEVAATASKFGKQIRYAERRGIPWVWFPGDPEHTVKDIRTGDQHTADPNTWTPPAEDLRPQVRVVGPSTQTDTARNPKETTS; translated from the coding sequence ATGTCCAAGCCACGCCCGCTGAGCGGGTTCCCCGAGCTGCTGCCGGCTCAGCGCAGCGTCGAGGTCGAGGTGGTATCCACCCTGGCGCGCACCTTCGAGCTGCACGGGTTCGCCGGCATCGAGACGCGTGCCGTCGAGCCGATGGACCAGCTGCTGCGCAAGGGCGACACCTCCAAGGAGGTCTACGTCCTGCGCCGCCTGCAGGAGGAGGCTGGGGGACGGGACTCCGGCATCGGCCTGCACTTCGACCTCACCGTGCCCTTCGCCCGCTACGTGCTGGAGAACTCCGGCAAGCTCGAGTTCCCGTTCCGGCGCTACCAGATCCAGAAGGTGTGGCGGGGCGAGCGACCCCAGGACGGCCGCTTCCGGGAGTTCACCCAGGCCGACATCGACATCGTGGGCGCCGGCGAGCTGCCGTTCCACCACGACGTCGAGATCACCCGGGTGATGGTGGAGGCGCTGAAGGGGCTCTCGTTCCTGCCCGGCTTCCGCCTCCAGGTCAACAACCGCAAGCTGCTCCAGGGCTTCTACGCCGGCCTGGGCGTGAGCGACGTCGACGAGGTGATGCGGCTGGTCGACAAGCTCGACAAGCTGCCCGAGCAGGCGGTGCGGGACCTCCTGGTCACCGAGCACCAGCTGCTGGACGCCGAACGTGCCGACAAGGTCCTCGCCCTGGCCCGGATCTGCACGCCCGACGACTCCTTCGCCGAGCAGGTGCGTGCCCTCGGGGTGGAGCACCCGCTGCTGGAGGAGGGCATCGGCGAGCTCGGCGCCCTGATGAGGGGCTGCGCCGACCTGGTCACCGACACCGTGCGCCTCGAGGCGGACCTCAAGATCGCCCGGGGCCTGGACTACTACACCGGGACCGTGTTCGAGACCCGCCTGGACGGCTACGAGTCGTTGGGCTCGATCTGCTCCGGTGGACGCTACGACGCCCTCGCCGCCGACGGCCGTACGACGTACCCCGGGGTGGGCATCTCCCTCGGCGTGAGCCGGGTGCTGGTGCCGCTGCTCAACAAGGGCCTGCTCACCGCCGACCGCAGCGTGCCCAGCGCGGTCCTGGTGGCGCTCGTGGACGAGGAGTCCCGCAGCGCCTCCGACGCGGTGGCCACGGCGCTGCGCCGCAGCGGCGTGCCGTGCGAGGTCGCCGCCACCGCGAGCAAGTTCGGCAAGCAGATCCGCTACGCCGAGCGCCGCGGCATCCCCTGGGTCTGGTTCCCCGGCGATCCGGAGCACACCGTGAAGGACATCCGCACCGGCGACCAGCACACCGCCGACCCGAACACCTGGACGCCGCCCGCCGAGGACCTGCGACCGCAGGTCCGGGTCGTCGGCCCCAGCACCCAGACAGACACCGCACGCAACCCCAAGGAGACCACCTCGTGA
- a CDS encoding MBL fold metallo-hydrolase encodes MNRASITVFIAGFPAGPWGTNCYVVSTGPGNECLVIDPGKDSAAGVDQVVRENKLKPVAVLVTHGHIDHMWCVAPVAGTYDATAWVHPSDRHLLTDPMAGMSRESTQMLLGGSYEWAEPEDVRELSDLQELEVAGLRFTVDHTPGHTQGSVTFRTPYGEAGGQRDISEVMFSGDLLFAGSIGRTDLPGGDHATMLRSLTDKVLPLADDIVVLPGHGEQTSIGRERATNPYLRELLEGGSAGRVTRGL; translated from the coding sequence GTGAATCGAGCGTCCATCACCGTGTTCATCGCCGGATTCCCCGCAGGTCCCTGGGGAACCAACTGCTACGTCGTGTCCACCGGTCCGGGCAACGAGTGCCTGGTCATCGACCCGGGCAAGGACTCCGCCGCCGGGGTGGACCAGGTGGTGCGGGAGAACAAGCTCAAGCCGGTCGCGGTGCTGGTCACCCACGGGCACATCGACCACATGTGGTGCGTGGCCCCCGTCGCCGGCACCTACGACGCGACCGCCTGGGTGCATCCCAGCGACCGGCACCTGCTCACCGACCCGATGGCCGGCATGTCGCGCGAGTCGACGCAGATGCTGCTCGGCGGGTCGTACGAGTGGGCCGAGCCCGAGGACGTCCGCGAGCTGAGCGACCTGCAGGAGCTCGAGGTGGCCGGACTGCGGTTCACCGTCGACCACACGCCGGGCCACACCCAGGGATCCGTCACCTTCCGCACGCCGTACGGCGAGGCGGGGGGCCAGCGCGACATCTCCGAGGTGATGTTCTCCGGGGACCTGCTGTTCGCCGGCTCCATCGGGCGCACCGACCTCCCGGGGGGCGACCACGCCACGATGCTGCGCAGCCTGACCGACAAGGTGCTCCCGCTCGCCGACGACATCGTGGTCCTGCCCGGTCACGGCGAGCAGACGTCCATCGGCCGCGAGCGCGCGACCAACCCCTATCTGCGCGAGCTGCTCGAGGGCGGCTCCGCAGGCCGAGTGACCCGAGGTCTCTAG
- a CDS encoding DUF349 domain-containing protein gives MSEANAVGDLDGLAGKLDALGPVIAIQREARKAERAQRVSESKDRKEKIVAEAERLAEGNDWRNGANRLRDLLEEWKALPRLEKGADDVLWRRFSTARTTYTRHRKSHFAEQHEKRDAAKTIKERLAKEAEALAESTDWGPASGRFRDLMRDWKAAGPAPREVEEKLWKRFRGAQDTFFGNRDSANAALDQEFAANAEVKEALLVEAEALVADLESADLDAVKAAFRDLADRWDAAGKVPRDRIKELEGRMRAVEQAIRGVEEAQWRRSDPEKSARADDLVGKLEAAIAEIEGRLEKARSAGDDKAVRDLEENLEGRRAFLEMARKAAEEFSG, from the coding sequence GTGAGCGAGGCCAACGCCGTGGGTGACCTGGACGGCCTGGCGGGCAAGCTGGACGCCCTCGGACCGGTGATCGCCATCCAGCGCGAGGCCCGCAAGGCGGAGCGGGCCCAGCGCGTCTCGGAGTCCAAGGACCGCAAGGAGAAGATCGTCGCGGAGGCCGAGCGGCTGGCCGAGGGCAACGACTGGCGCAACGGCGCCAACCGCCTGCGCGACCTGCTGGAGGAGTGGAAGGCCCTGCCTCGCCTGGAGAAGGGCGCCGACGACGTCCTGTGGCGCAGGTTCTCCACCGCCCGCACCACCTACACCCGTCACCGCAAGAGCCACTTCGCCGAGCAGCACGAGAAGCGCGACGCCGCCAAGACCATCAAGGAGCGCCTGGCCAAGGAGGCCGAGGCGCTCGCCGAGTCCACCGACTGGGGTCCGGCCTCGGGGCGTTTCCGGGACCTGATGCGTGACTGGAAGGCCGCCGGTCCCGCGCCTCGCGAGGTCGAGGAGAAGCTGTGGAAGAGGTTCCGGGGCGCCCAGGACACGTTCTTCGGCAACCGCGACTCCGCGAACGCGGCGCTGGACCAGGAGTTCGCCGCCAACGCGGAGGTCAAGGAGGCACTGCTGGTCGAGGCGGAGGCCCTGGTGGCCGACCTCGAGTCCGCCGACCTCGACGCGGTCAAGGCTGCGTTCCGTGACCTGGCCGACCGCTGGGACGCCGCTGGCAAGGTGCCGCGGGACCGGATCAAGGAGCTCGAGGGCCGGATGCGGGCCGTCGAGCAGGCCATCCGTGGCGTCGAGGAGGCGCAGTGGCGCCGCAGCGACCCGGAGAAGTCCGCGCGGGCCGACGACCTCGTCGGCAAGCTGGAGGCTGCGATCGCCGAGATCGAGGGCCGGCTGGAGAAGGCCCGCAGCGCCGGCGACGACAAGGCCGTTCGCGACCTGGAGGAGAACCTCGAGGGTCGTCGCGCCTTCCTGGAGATGGCTCGCAAGGCCGCCGAGGAGTTCTCCGGCTGA
- a CDS encoding RelA/SpoT family protein, translated as MRARLARIGTRTSQPGNPVLEPLFRAVRANHPKADLALLERAYLVAEQKHGSQMRKSGDPYITHPLAVATILADIGMTEPTLVAALLHDTVEDTPYTLDELRAEFGDEVAVLVDGVTKLDKVKYGDAAQAETIRKMIVAMARDIRVLVIKLADRLHNMRTLRYVPQASQERTARETLDIYAPLAHRLGMNTLKWELEDLAFATLHPKIYDEIVRMVAERAPSRDQFLAQVIDQVKDDLKDSRIKAKVSGRPKHYYSIYQKMIVGGREFSDIYDLVGIRVLVEEDRECYSVLGVLHSRWNPVLGRFKDYVAMPKFNMYQSLHTTVIGPAGKPVEVQIRTFAMHRRAEYGVAAHWKYKEDTRNGVDTDRAGDMDDMAWLRQLMDWQSDVEDPGEFLESLRFEMNRAEVYVFTPRGDVIALPAAATPVDFAYAVHTEVGHRTIGARVNGRLVPLESTLDNGDVVEVFTSKAATAGPSLDWLNFVKSPRARSKIRQWFTKERREEAIERGKDQIARLMRKEGLPLKRLLSHESLTLAAVHYRLQDVSALYAAVGEGNLSAQAVVRKVIDLHGGDDGAAEDLAEGVTITGRRSRAKTPTSGDSGVVVEGSGDVLVKLAKCCTPVPPDPILGFVTKGGGVSVHRRDCTNATSLQSQAERLVGVEWAPTGQSTFLVNIQVEALDRARLLSDITMALSDTHVNILSATLQTTRDRVSKSRFTFEMADSTHLDSVLRAVRGVPGVFDAYRVTQ; from the coding sequence ATGCGGGCCCGCCTGGCTCGGATCGGCACCCGCACCAGCCAGCCCGGCAACCCGGTGCTGGAGCCGCTGTTCCGTGCGGTGCGCGCCAACCACCCCAAGGCGGACCTGGCGCTGCTGGAGCGGGCCTACCTGGTGGCCGAGCAGAAGCACGGCAGCCAGATGCGCAAGAGCGGTGATCCCTACATCACCCACCCGCTGGCGGTCGCCACGATCCTGGCCGACATCGGCATGACCGAGCCGACCCTGGTCGCGGCCCTGCTGCACGACACGGTCGAGGACACGCCGTACACGCTGGACGAGCTGCGCGCCGAGTTCGGTGACGAGGTCGCGGTGCTTGTCGACGGGGTCACCAAGCTCGACAAGGTCAAGTACGGCGACGCCGCGCAGGCCGAGACGATCCGCAAGATGATCGTGGCGATGGCTCGCGACATCCGCGTGCTGGTCATCAAGCTCGCCGACCGGCTGCACAACATGCGCACCCTGCGCTACGTCCCGCAGGCCAGCCAGGAGCGCACCGCCCGCGAGACCCTGGACATCTACGCGCCGCTGGCCCACCGGCTGGGCATGAACACCCTCAAGTGGGAGCTGGAGGACCTGGCGTTCGCCACCCTGCACCCCAAGATCTACGACGAGATCGTGCGGATGGTCGCCGAGCGGGCGCCGTCCCGCGACCAGTTCCTGGCCCAGGTCATCGACCAGGTCAAGGACGACCTGAAGGACTCGCGGATCAAGGCCAAGGTCAGCGGCCGGCCCAAGCACTACTACTCGATCTACCAGAAGATGATCGTGGGTGGCCGGGAGTTCTCCGACATCTACGACCTGGTGGGCATCCGCGTCCTGGTGGAGGAGGACCGCGAGTGCTACTCCGTCCTCGGGGTGCTGCACTCGCGCTGGAACCCGGTGCTGGGGCGGTTCAAGGACTACGTGGCGATGCCGAAGTTCAACATGTACCAGTCGCTGCACACCACCGTGATCGGCCCGGCCGGCAAGCCGGTGGAGGTGCAGATCCGCACCTTCGCGATGCACCGCCGCGCGGAGTACGGCGTCGCGGCCCACTGGAAGTACAAGGAGGACACCCGCAACGGGGTGGACACCGACCGCGCCGGCGACATGGACGACATGGCCTGGCTGCGTCAGCTCATGGACTGGCAGAGCGACGTCGAGGATCCGGGCGAGTTCCTGGAGTCGCTGCGCTTCGAGATGAACCGCGCGGAGGTCTACGTCTTCACCCCGCGCGGGGACGTGATCGCCCTGCCCGCGGCGGCCACCCCGGTCGACTTCGCCTACGCGGTGCACACCGAGGTCGGCCACCGCACGATCGGGGCCCGGGTCAACGGACGCCTGGTGCCGCTGGAGTCCACGTTGGACAACGGCGACGTGGTCGAGGTCTTCACCTCCAAGGCCGCCACCGCCGGACCGTCGCTGGACTGGCTCAACTTCGTCAAGTCACCGCGGGCCCGCTCCAAGATCCGGCAGTGGTTCACCAAGGAGCGGCGCGAGGAGGCCATCGAGCGGGGCAAGGACCAGATCGCCCGCCTGATGCGCAAGGAGGGCCTGCCGCTGAAGCGGCTGCTCTCGCACGAGTCCCTGACCCTGGCCGCGGTCCACTACCGGCTCCAGGACGTCTCCGCCCTGTACGCCGCCGTGGGGGAGGGCAACCTCTCCGCGCAGGCCGTCGTGCGCAAGGTGATCGACCTGCACGGAGGCGACGACGGGGCCGCCGAGGACCTCGCCGAGGGCGTCACGATCACCGGGCGCCGCAGCCGGGCCAAGACGCCCACCTCCGGCGACAGCGGGGTCGTCGTGGAGGGCAGCGGCGACGTGTTGGTCAAGCTCGCCAAGTGCTGCACGCCGGTGCCGCCGGACCCGATCCTGGGCTTCGTGACCAAGGGCGGCGGAGTCTCGGTCCACCGCCGCGACTGCACCAACGCCACCAGCCTGCAGAGCCAGGCCGAGCGCCTGGTCGGGGTGGAGTGGGCGCCGACGGGCCAGTCCACGTTCCTGGTCAACATCCAGGTCGAGGCGCTGGACCGGGCGCGCCTGCTCTCCGACATCACGATGGCGCTGTCGGACACGCACGTGAACATCCTCAGCGCCACCCTGCAGACCACCCGGGACCGGGTCTCCAAGAGCCGGTTCACGTTCGAGATGGCCGATTCCACGCACCTGGACAGCGTGCTGCGTGCGGTCCGAGGCGTGCCGGGCGTCTTCGACGCCTACCGGGTCACCCAGTAG
- a CDS encoding adenine phosphoribosyltransferase yields MLRARSALDKLVVDVQDFPTPGVVFKDITPVLADHAAFQAVVTALAQAGRDADGRPVVDKVVGMEARGFILAAPVALALGAGFVPVRKAGKLPRGAHAESFALEYGEATLELHHDAVAPGDRVLLVDDVLATGGTAAATRRLVETCGGTVTGLAVLMEIGFLEGRGLVSDLPCTALLTI; encoded by the coding sequence ATCCTGCGCGCCCGTAGCGCCCTGGACAAGCTGGTCGTCGACGTCCAGGACTTCCCCACGCCGGGCGTGGTCTTCAAGGACATCACCCCGGTGCTGGCCGACCACGCCGCCTTCCAGGCGGTCGTGACCGCCCTGGCGCAGGCCGGACGGGACGCGGACGGCCGGCCGGTCGTCGACAAGGTCGTGGGCATGGAGGCCCGGGGGTTCATCCTCGCCGCCCCCGTCGCGCTCGCCCTGGGCGCGGGGTTCGTGCCGGTGCGCAAGGCGGGCAAGCTGCCCCGCGGGGCGCACGCCGAGTCCTTCGCCCTGGAGTACGGCGAGGCCACCCTGGAGCTGCACCACGACGCCGTGGCGCCAGGTGACCGGGTGCTGCTGGTCGACGACGTGCTGGCCACCGGGGGCACGGCGGCCGCCACCCGCCGGTTGGTGGAGACCTGCGGTGGCACCGTGACCGGGTTGGCGGTGCTCATGGAGATCGGCTTCCTGGAGGGACGGGGCCTGGTCAGCGACCTTCCCTGCACCGCCCTGCTGACCATCTGA
- the yajC gene encoding preprotein translocase subunit YajC — protein sequence MEQYVSWLSLAAIALVFWLLIVRPASRRQKAIAGLQSQLKPGDRVLLSSGIFATLSAVQDDRVSAEIAPGVVVSVARGAVAAVESTSADTGTSADTGTEPTTPEV from the coding sequence TTGGAGCAGTACGTCTCGTGGCTGTCACTGGCAGCGATCGCCTTGGTCTTCTGGCTGCTGATCGTGCGTCCCGCGTCGCGCCGGCAGAAGGCGATCGCCGGGCTGCAGTCCCAGCTGAAGCCCGGTGACCGGGTGCTGCTGAGCTCTGGCATCTTCGCCACCCTCAGTGCCGTGCAGGACGACCGGGTCTCGGCGGAGATCGCTCCCGGCGTCGTCGTCTCGGTGGCTCGTGGTGCGGTGGCAGCGGTCGAGTCGACCAGCGCCGACACCGGCACCAGCGCCGACACCGGCACTGAGCCGACCACCCCCGAGGTGTGA
- the ruvB gene encoding Holliday junction branch migration DNA helicase RuvB: MQSLTAAEAEGDERTIEAALRPRTLDEVVGQTRVRDQLGLVLEAARQRGRAPDHVLLSGPPGLGKTTLAMIIAAEMSTPLRLTSGPAITHAGDLAAILSGVNEGDVLFVDEIHRMSRPAEEMLYMAMEDFRVDVIIGKGPGATAIPLEIPPFTLVGATTRAGLLPGPLRDRFGFTAHLEFYEPHELDLIVHRSAGLLGVNLTEGGSAEIASRSRGTPRIANRLLRRVRDYAQVRADGVLSREVARVALELYEVDELGLDRLDRAVIDVLCRRFAGGPVGLSTLAVAVGEERETVEEVAEPFLVRNGFLARTPRGRVATAAAWVHLGLTPPAGAGQDEVLFDE, encoded by the coding sequence CTGCAGTCGCTGACCGCCGCCGAGGCCGAGGGGGACGAGCGGACCATCGAGGCGGCGCTGCGTCCCCGCACCCTGGACGAGGTGGTCGGGCAGACCCGCGTGCGGGACCAGCTCGGCCTGGTGCTGGAGGCGGCTCGGCAGCGGGGCCGGGCACCCGACCACGTGCTGCTCTCGGGACCGCCCGGCTTGGGCAAGACCACGCTCGCGATGATCATCGCGGCGGAGATGTCCACACCGCTGCGGCTCACCAGCGGACCGGCGATCACCCACGCCGGGGACCTGGCCGCCATCCTGAGCGGGGTGAACGAGGGCGATGTGCTCTTCGTGGACGAGATCCACCGCATGTCCCGGCCCGCCGAGGAGATGCTCTACATGGCCATGGAGGACTTCCGGGTCGACGTGATCATCGGCAAGGGGCCCGGCGCGACGGCGATCCCGCTGGAGATCCCGCCGTTCACCCTGGTGGGAGCCACCACCCGGGCCGGGCTGCTGCCCGGGCCGCTGCGCGACCGGTTCGGGTTCACCGCCCACCTGGAGTTCTACGAGCCGCACGAGCTCGACCTGATCGTGCACCGCTCCGCGGGGCTGCTCGGGGTGAACCTGACCGAGGGTGGCTCGGCGGAGATCGCGTCCCGCTCCCGTGGCACCCCGCGGATCGCCAACCGGCTGCTGCGCCGGGTGCGCGACTACGCCCAGGTCCGCGCCGACGGGGTGCTCTCGCGCGAGGTGGCCCGGGTGGCGCTGGAGCTCTACGAGGTCGACGAGCTGGGCCTGGACCGGCTGGACCGCGCCGTGATCGACGTGCTCTGCCGGCGCTTCGCCGGAGGTCCGGTGGGGCTCTCCACCCTGGCTGTGGCCGTGGGGGAGGAGCGCGAGACCGTGGAGGAGGTGGCCGAACCCTTCCTGGTGCGCAACGGCTTCCTGGCCCGGACCCCGCGCGGGCGGGTCGCGACCGCGGCCGCCTGGGTGCACCTCGGTCTCACCCCGCCGGCCGGTGCGGGCCAGGACGAGGTGCTGTTCGACGAATGA